The Nitrosomonas cryotolerans ATCC 49181 genome includes a window with the following:
- a CDS encoding dodecin — protein sequence MSNHIYKKIELTGSSTIGIQDAIENAIARAAKTIHNMHWFEVTETRGHIDQDKVAHWQVTIKIGLSLNDELHK from the coding sequence ATGTCAAATCATATTTATAAGAAAATAGAACTGACCGGTTCATCGACCATTGGCATACAAGATGCCATAGAGAATGCGATAGCCAGAGCCGCAAAAACGATACACAACATGCACTGGTTTGAAGTGACTGAAACTCGCGGTCACATTGATCAAGACAAGGTTGCACACTGGCAAGTCACTATTAAAATTGGACTTTCCTTAAACGATGAATTGCATAAATGA
- a CDS encoding RNA-guided endonuclease InsQ/TnpB family protein — protein MKQIIRKAFKFRLNPNSDQVQKMVEFAGANRFVWNKALAMNLFRLEQKQPLLWYNELSFWLKLWKSSEDYGFLKTVHSQPLQQALKNLEKTFKDGFDKKQPLKRIPKFKKKGLSDSFRYPQGFKLEQESNKVFLPKIGWVKYRNSRQVIGDVKNMTISRKGGYWYVSIQTEYETELKRHSSTSMIGVDMGVTRFATLSDGSYVEPLNSFRKLSKKLAFEQRKLSKKVRFSANWKKQKQIITRLHERIANARLDFLHKTSTEISKNHAMVVVENLKIGNMSKSAKSSVEKHGKNVKAKSGLNKSILDQGWGMFVSFLEYKQACSGGDVLKVNPQYTSQTCPGCQHVSRDNRKSQSAFECTECGFKANADLVGALNVLERGHRLLACGVETLVSSKKQEPVDSSNTNLLLTV, from the coding sequence ATGAAGCAGATTATACGCAAAGCCTTTAAATTTCGACTCAATCCAAATTCTGACCAAGTACAGAAGATGGTTGAGTTTGCGGGTGCTAATCGGTTTGTTTGGAATAAAGCCTTAGCAATGAATCTGTTCAGATTAGAGCAGAAACAGCCATTGCTTTGGTACAACGAGTTGTCATTTTGGCTAAAGCTATGGAAATCCTCAGAAGATTATGGATTTCTAAAAACCGTTCATTCTCAACCGTTGCAACAAGCCTTAAAAAACTTAGAAAAAACGTTCAAAGACGGTTTTGATAAAAAACAGCCTTTAAAACGGATTCCAAAATTCAAGAAAAAAGGTTTGAGTGACAGCTTTCGTTATCCACAAGGATTTAAGCTGGAGCAAGAGTCTAACAAAGTGTTCTTGCCTAAAATCGGTTGGGTGAAATATCGTAATTCACGCCAAGTCATTGGTGACGTTAAAAATATGACGATTTCCCGTAAAGGCGGTTATTGGTACGTGTCGATTCAGACTGAGTACGAGACCGAGCTAAAGCGTCATAGCTCAACCAGTATGATTGGTGTTGATATGGGCGTTACCCGCTTTGCAACCTTGTCAGACGGCTCATACGTAGAACCTTTAAACAGTTTCAGAAAGTTATCAAAGAAACTGGCTTTTGAACAGCGTAAGCTGTCTAAAAAAGTCCGTTTCTCTGCTAACTGGAAAAAGCAGAAACAAATCATTACCCGACTGCATGAGCGTATTGCCAATGCTCGTTTAGACTTCTTACACAAAACCTCAACCGAAATCAGCAAAAATCACGCAATGGTCGTAGTTGAGAATTTAAAGATAGGAAACATGTCTAAGAGTGCCAAGAGCAGTGTTGAAAAGCATGGTAAAAACGTCAAAGCGAAATCGGGTCTAAACAAATCCATTCTTGACCAAGGATGGGGAATGTTCGTTTCGTTCTTGGAGTATAAACAGGCTTGTTCAGGCGGGGATGTATTGAAGGTAAACCCTCAATACACCTCTCAAACCTGCCCTGGATGTCAACATGTTAGTCGTGACAATCGCAAAAGCCAAAGTGCTTTTGAATGTACAGAATGTGGATTTAAAGCCAATGCCGACTTGGTAGGTGCCTTGAATGTACTTGAGCGAGGACATCGCTTGTTAGCCTGTGGAGTTGAAACGTTAGTTTCGTCTAAGAAGCAGGAACCAGTAGACAGTAGCAATACAAACCTACTCTTAACGGTTTAA
- the tnpA gene encoding IS200/IS605 family transposase, producing MQVNNDVRTGRNCVFNLHVHLVFVTKYRRDVFSGRVLIDLEEIFKNVCLDFEAELVEFNGEHDHIHLLVNYPPKIAISNLVNSLKGVSSRLIRKKNYPEIKNKLWGNMLWSPSYFAGSCGGAPLSIIKQYIEQQQRSH from the coding sequence ATGCAAGTTAATAACGATGTAAGAACAGGAAGAAATTGCGTTTTTAATCTTCATGTTCATTTGGTCTTTGTAACAAAATACCGTAGAGATGTTTTCTCCGGAAGGGTATTAATTGATTTGGAAGAAATATTTAAAAACGTGTGTTTGGATTTTGAAGCAGAATTGGTGGAATTTAACGGTGAGCATGACCATATTCACCTTTTAGTTAACTATCCACCAAAAATTGCTATTTCTAACTTGGTAAATAGTTTGAAAGGCGTTTCAAGCCGACTTATTCGCAAAAAGAATTATCCCGAAATTAAAAATAAGCTTTGGGGTAATATGCTTTGGAGTCCAAGCTATTTTGCGGGTAGTTGTGGTGGAGCACCACTCTCGATTATTAAGCAATATATTGAACAACAGCAAAGATCGCATTAA
- a CDS encoding DUF692 domain-containing protein, whose product MNKKHCSVYGAGLGLRRALMSPLADQSVQPVDFWEIAPENWMGVGGYYGKKLRELTERYPFICHGLSLSIGGPSPLDQAFLQRLKRFMTEHDVRYYSEHLSYCSDDGHLYDLLPIPFTEDAVDYVADRIRRVQDTLKQRIAMENVSYYAAPGKEMEEIDFLNAVLEAADCDLLLDVNNIYVNSINHGYDAEDFLKRLPAERIHYIHVAGHYVEAEDLIIDTHGAAVTDPVWTLLKKSYQYFGVMPTLLERDFNIPSWTELLTEVDTIRTLQLQQQSRNDNHIQHA is encoded by the coding sequence ATGAACAAGAAACATTGTTCCGTTTATGGTGCTGGACTCGGTTTGCGGCGGGCTCTAATGAGTCCGCTTGCTGATCAGTCTGTTCAGCCAGTCGATTTTTGGGAAATTGCACCTGAAAACTGGATGGGTGTCGGTGGTTACTACGGTAAAAAACTGCGCGAATTGACTGAACGATATCCATTTATTTGCCATGGTTTATCCTTGTCAATTGGTGGCCCTTCGCCATTAGATCAAGCATTTCTACAGCGTTTGAAACGTTTCATGACAGAACATGACGTTCGTTATTATAGCGAACACTTGAGTTATTGCAGCGACGATGGTCATCTGTATGATTTGCTGCCGATACCGTTTACTGAAGATGCCGTTGACTATGTGGCTGATCGAATCAGGCGCGTGCAGGATACCTTAAAGCAACGTATTGCAATGGAAAACGTCTCTTACTACGCTGCGCCTGGAAAAGAAATGGAAGAGATTGATTTTTTAAACGCGGTATTGGAGGCAGCAGATTGTGATTTATTGCTGGATGTCAATAATATTTACGTAAACAGTATAAACCACGGCTATGACGCGGAAGATTTTCTCAAGAGATTGCCTGCTGAACGCATCCATTATATCCATGTAGCGGGTCATTACGTCGAAGCGGAAGACCTCATTATCGATACCCATGGCGCAGCCGTCACTGATCCGGTTTGGACATTACTCAAAAAATCATATCAATATTTTGGTGTTATGCCCACATTGTTAGAGCGTGACTTCAATATTCCATCCTGGACTGAATTGTTGACAGAGGTCGACACTATTCGCACATTGCAATTGCAGCAACAAAGTCGGAATGACAATCACATACAACACGCCTGA
- a CDS encoding DNA-binding domain-containing protein → MTITYNTPDRPAFIRKQYAFAAYIRDPENHPRPDDVEARRMKIYRELFYNNVESYLADTYPVLRKIMPDSHWHAIIRTYFSRHLSQTPLFPEMPREFLKYLEQTRAPHPDDPVFMLELAHYEWAELALSILDKEVDESTINSEDNLLESRMIISPLAWLLSYRFPVHKISPEFQPKEADENLTHLVVYRDRDDHVRFIEANPVTARLIQLIIAEDEKTGRELLEQIAAELKHPQSEVVVSHGLDILNNLRNRHIIFSIGT, encoded by the coding sequence ATGACAATCACATACAACACGCCTGACCGTCCTGCCTTTATCCGTAAGCAGTACGCTTTTGCGGCTTATATTCGTGATCCGGAGAATCATCCGCGCCCTGATGATGTTGAGGCGCGTCGCATGAAAATCTATCGTGAATTATTTTATAATAATGTGGAAAGTTATCTGGCCGATACTTATCCGGTGTTACGTAAGATTATGCCGGATAGTCATTGGCATGCCATAATCAGGACATACTTCTCCCGTCATCTGTCTCAGACACCTTTGTTTCCAGAAATGCCCCGCGAGTTTTTGAAATACCTGGAACAAACGCGTGCGCCTCACCCGGATGATCCCGTCTTTATGCTAGAGCTCGCGCATTATGAATGGGCCGAACTTGCACTCTCTATCCTGGACAAGGAAGTGGATGAATCCACTATAAATTCTGAGGATAATCTGCTTGAAAGTAGAATGATCATCTCTCCGCTGGCCTGGTTGTTGAGTTACCGCTTTCCAGTACATAAAATCAGTCCGGAATTCCAGCCAAAGGAAGCCGATGAGAATTTAACTCATCTTGTTGTTTACCGTGATCGGGATGATCATGTTCGTTTTATTGAGGCGAATCCGGTGACAGCGCGTCTCATACAGCTGATTATTGCAGAAGACGAAAAGACCGGCCGCGAGTTGCTAGAACAAATTGCTGCCGAACTCAAGCATCCTCAGTCTGAGGTTGTGGTTAGTCACGGTCTTGATATCTTGAACAACCTTAGAAATCGTCATATCATTTTTAGTATTGGCACCTAA
- the merA gene encoding mercury(II) reductase — MSDCCSTEVSDISETKKMTQPDLLVIGGGSGGFSAAITAAESGANVVIAGHGTIGGTCVNVGCVPSKTMIRAMEAVHHAKDAARFDGIKGTSEIFNWKALVAQKQSLVDELRKAKYEDVLPSYPNITYVNMEDKARFTGNRTEVDIDGVLYHPKKIVIATGSSSALPPINGIQSVPVLDSTSALELEALPKSLLVIGGGVIGVELGQMFARAGVKVTICCRSRLLPEAEPEVSRALAGYLRAEGVTVCDGVRYQKIEKTTKGIKLVCETRAGLDAIEAEQLLVATGRRPNTDALDADKAGIKLLKNGGIEINEFMQSSNPDIYATGDVTGNDMFVYMAAYGGKLAAKNALDGNGHKYNNAAMPSVVFSDPQTAMVGLTETQARTQGHEVKTSIITLDHVPRYIAARDVRGLIKLVADRETDKLLGANILAPDGGELVQTMVLALKMGMTTADLANTIFPYLTGVEGLKLAAQTFDKDVNTLSCCAG, encoded by the coding sequence ATGTCTGATTGTTGCTCAACCGAAGTCTCTGACATAAGTGAAACAAAAAAAATGACACAGCCTGATTTACTTGTAATCGGCGGTGGATCGGGTGGTTTTTCTGCGGCTATTACTGCGGCAGAAAGCGGAGCCAATGTCGTTATTGCCGGACATGGCACTATCGGCGGCACATGCGTCAATGTTGGCTGCGTTCCATCAAAAACCATGATACGAGCGATGGAAGCTGTGCACCATGCCAAGGATGCGGCCCGCTTTGACGGGATAAAAGGAACATCGGAAATTTTTAATTGGAAAGCGCTGGTAGCCCAAAAGCAAAGCCTTGTCGATGAATTGCGAAAGGCTAAGTATGAGGATGTGCTCCCTTCATATCCAAATATTACCTATGTGAACATGGAAGATAAGGCCCGTTTCACTGGCAACAGAACGGAAGTTGATATTGATGGCGTTCTCTATCACCCAAAAAAGATTGTGATTGCTACAGGATCATCTTCCGCATTGCCACCCATCAATGGTATCCAAAGCGTACCGGTGCTAGATAGCACATCGGCCCTTGAGCTTGAAGCGCTTCCCAAGTCATTACTCGTGATTGGTGGTGGTGTGATCGGTGTAGAGCTGGGGCAGATGTTTGCCCGCGCAGGGGTCAAGGTCACGATATGCTGTCGTTCTCGCCTGTTACCTGAAGCGGAGCCAGAAGTATCTCGGGCATTAGCGGGTTATCTGCGGGCAGAAGGTGTGACTGTCTGTGATGGCGTTAGGTATCAGAAAATCGAAAAAACGACTAAAGGCATTAAGCTGGTATGCGAGACGCGGGCCGGTTTGGATGCTATTGAAGCCGAGCAGCTTCTAGTAGCCACAGGCCGCAGACCGAATACTGATGCCCTTGATGCAGATAAAGCAGGCATTAAACTGCTCAAGAATGGTGGCATTGAAATCAATGAATTTATGCAATCTTCTAATCCCGACATTTATGCGACAGGGGATGTTACGGGTAATGATATGTTTGTCTACATGGCGGCTTATGGCGGCAAGCTCGCAGCAAAAAACGCACTTGACGGTAACGGGCATAAATATAATAACGCTGCCATGCCATCTGTTGTTTTTTCCGATCCACAAACAGCCATGGTTGGATTAACCGAAACTCAGGCTAGAACCCAAGGTCATGAGGTTAAAACCAGCATCATTACACTTGATCATGTACCGCGCTATATTGCCGCACGGGATGTGCGAGGACTTATAAAGCTGGTGGCAGACAGGGAAACCGATAAGCTGCTTGGTGCGAATATATTAGCACCTGATGGCGGTGAGCTTGTTCAGACAATGGTGCTGGCTTTAAAAATGGGCATGACCACAGCGGATTTAGCAAATACAATTTTTCCTTATCTGACAGGTGTAGAAGGATTAAAACTTGCCGCGCAGACCTTCGATAAAGATGTGAACACTTTATCCTGTTGTGCAGGATGA
- a CDS encoding mercury resistance system transport protein MerF has product MKDRPLLAFAIGGTPILALYYFTPTLVGLLSVMGLAEITGKFDVVLLPALVILSD; this is encoded by the coding sequence ATGAAAGACAGGCCGTTACTCGCCTTCGCCATTGGTGGAACACCCATATTGGCTCTTTATTATTTCACACCGACTCTTGTTGGTCTCTTAAGCGTAATGGGCTTAGCTGAGATAACGGGAAAATTCGATGTTGTTCTTTTACCAGCTTTGGTAATTTTATCGGACTGA
- the cas1f gene encoding type I-F CRISPR-associated endonuclease Cas1f, protein MDQLSNLKSILHSKRANIYYLEMCRVMQKDGRVLYLTEAKEERFYWNIPIANTTVILLGTGTSITQAAVRMLASAGVLIGFSGGGGTPLLAGSEIEWLTPQSEYRPTEYVQGWLSFWFDEGKRLRIAKHFQILRINYLQSVWCKDKDLKNERFFVDDEDIIRALSGYSEKVERANTVTELLLIEAQLTKSLYKIAVNRTQQENFVRNFDNTDSANLFLNHGNYLAYGLAASTLWVLGIPHGFAVMHGKTRRGALVFDVADLVKDALILPWAFICAKEKTTEQEFRQQILQKFTDHKALDFMFDSIKQASLRGGTI, encoded by the coding sequence GTGGATCAACTATCAAATTTAAAATCGATATTACACTCCAAACGAGCCAATATTTACTATCTCGAAATGTGTCGAGTGATGCAGAAGGATGGGCGTGTTCTTTATCTGACGGAAGCCAAAGAAGAAAGATTTTATTGGAACATCCCCATTGCCAATACGACAGTTATTTTGTTAGGCACTGGTACTTCTATCACACAAGCGGCAGTACGTATGCTTGCGTCAGCGGGTGTTTTGATCGGTTTCAGTGGTGGCGGCGGCACGCCACTGCTGGCAGGTAGTGAGATTGAGTGGCTTACGCCGCAGAGTGAATACAGGCCCACCGAATACGTTCAGGGGTGGTTGTCATTTTGGTTTGATGAGGGGAAGCGTTTGCGGATTGCCAAGCACTTCCAGATACTGCGTATCAATTATCTGCAATCTGTCTGGTGTAAAGATAAAGATCTTAAGAATGAAAGATTCTTTGTTGATGACGAAGATATTATCCGGGCGCTCTCTGGTTATTCTGAAAAAGTGGAACGAGCCAACACTGTCACCGAATTATTGTTGATTGAAGCTCAGCTTACCAAAAGCCTCTATAAGATAGCCGTTAATCGCACACAGCAAGAAAATTTTGTTCGCAATTTTGACAATACGGACAGCGCAAACTTGTTTCTCAATCACGGGAATTATCTCGCTTATGGTCTGGCAGCCAGCACGCTCTGGGTATTAGGCATCCCTCATGGGTTTGCGGTCATGCATGGAAAGACCCGACGTGGTGCGTTGGTATTTGATGTAGCCGATCTGGTCAAAGATGCTTTGATTCTACCCTGGGCGTTCATTTGCGCCAAAGAAAAAACCACTGAGCAGGAATTCCGTCAGCAGATTTTACAAAAATTTACAGATCATAAAGCACTGGATTTTATGTTTGATAGCATCAAGCAAGCCAGTTTGCGCGGTGGCACGATATGA
- a CDS encoding CRISPR-associated endonuclease Cas3'' → MVTFVSECEKKALARTRRVLDAFANRIGSRAWQTVITEDGLIAIKTLLRKTATKNTAVACHWIRSRSRSELVWIVGNRAQFDQQGIVPVNTTSKELIMDITTDKPNPDFLYANTHLQSLAEHLFAVGYVAEQLHRRLMPNQEKQSIATFVAGCLHDLGKIDPCFQEWARDPKKKDFVAEDGQHIDDVKFSFEKHPRHNEISVLLYYLLDHISLKLVNANHKKSIKHVIYWHHAKPFRKEKEKGFANYGDIYTKLTNNLKNISFIELLDKAIKLLNGVCTIDVRYRVIEESLLSKVFNADVDLDAIETLDGLLLPYYKKYELSERIEQYESQIKHNADNNIMRACVISADRLVSALLATDLHAHIKDGSLDSLVNEVLSFESTLCSHIEGCLNQFPPGERSNKQSEVSNQLTKARGVSVLAGPAGCGKTKIALEWAKLKNAQQLIWICPRVQVCQGLFDELISKDYFELNLPSISIEINTGEFKYTNQWNKQTPEKDYFSGDIVITTIDQILNGIITHNKVDTLIGYLNAHVVFDEFHEYINMPAFNLLFAELIACKQQQESAANTLLVSATPHYFYLKQVLRLESEDIVAMPSFNQRPYFVTFKVFDETRQDDTNPLYQSQNSNTIVISNTALTAQKSFIRNQHQENAVLLHSKFKKSDKQKWFEEVYESFKKDGIRKFEVLRSGPIIQASLNITCDYMVAEITNAEDCLQRLGRLDRFGVNKEGSVYCIAVPEPIHQGKGTGFAARFLSRMFTFGATKAWYQLLKAELDDKAVTLPRLYKLYEQFHHSDTGKKFIELDLIASLKASVKLIDQKVIDPITISPKKALVKGRAKISKNSLRGENRFVQMAICDVNDPGQFKFLDQYAYQMPINERDSFDNLTASKDEIEGYGDSDKNLLAHMKAKHHNIMGGTKAFKDFILLNEARDPELPVYLSYTPGDLVPVGGEAARHSYAIYYAVCDRQPIGAISIKQLTSNEE, encoded by the coding sequence ATGGTCACTTTTGTGTCCGAGTGCGAGAAAAAAGCCTTGGCTAGAACCCGCCGGGTACTTGATGCCTTCGCCAATCGAATCGGCAGCCGTGCTTGGCAAACGGTGATTACTGAAGACGGCTTAATTGCTATCAAAACCTTGTTAAGAAAAACTGCCACCAAGAATACGGCAGTTGCTTGTCATTGGATACGCTCCAGAAGTCGCAGTGAATTGGTTTGGATTGTCGGGAATCGTGCACAATTCGATCAACAAGGTATAGTGCCCGTAAATACTACTTCTAAAGAGTTAATCATGGATATAACAACGGATAAGCCCAATCCGGATTTCTTATATGCAAATACGCATTTGCAGTCGTTAGCTGAACATTTATTCGCTGTGGGTTATGTCGCAGAGCAATTGCATAGACGGCTGATGCCTAATCAAGAAAAACAATCAATCGCTACATTTGTTGCAGGTTGTTTACATGATTTAGGCAAAATAGACCCTTGTTTTCAAGAGTGGGCAAGAGATCCTAAAAAGAAAGATTTCGTAGCTGAAGATGGTCAGCATATTGATGATGTTAAATTCAGCTTTGAGAAGCATCCTCGGCATAATGAGATTTCCGTATTGCTTTATTACTTGCTTGATCACATAAGCCTCAAGCTAGTAAACGCTAACCATAAGAAATCTATTAAACATGTGATTTATTGGCATCATGCCAAACCCTTTCGCAAGGAAAAAGAAAAGGGCTTTGCCAATTATGGTGATATTTATACCAAATTGACCAATAACCTAAAAAATATCTCTTTTATTGAATTATTAGACAAAGCCATCAAGCTGCTTAACGGTGTATGCACTATTGATGTCAGGTATCGAGTGATTGAAGAATCGCTGCTTTCCAAAGTTTTTAATGCTGATGTTGATTTAGATGCGATCGAAACGCTGGATGGATTGTTATTGCCGTATTATAAAAAATACGAACTGTCGGAACGTATTGAACAATATGAATCACAAATCAAGCACAATGCTGACAACAACATCATGCGTGCCTGTGTTATCTCAGCTGATCGTTTGGTATCTGCACTATTAGCCACTGATTTGCACGCTCACATAAAAGACGGTTCGCTTGATAGCTTGGTAAATGAAGTTCTCTCGTTTGAGTCTACGTTGTGTTCCCATATTGAGGGATGTCTAAATCAATTTCCACCTGGAGAACGGAGCAACAAACAAAGCGAAGTCTCCAACCAACTCACCAAAGCCCGGGGCGTTAGCGTTCTGGCTGGCCCTGCCGGTTGTGGCAAAACCAAAATTGCTTTGGAATGGGCCAAATTAAAGAATGCCCAACAATTAATCTGGATATGTCCACGTGTCCAAGTCTGCCAAGGTTTGTTTGATGAATTAATATCTAAAGATTATTTTGAACTTAACTTACCCAGCATAAGTATTGAAATTAATACGGGAGAATTTAAATATACCAATCAGTGGAATAAACAAACGCCAGAAAAAGATTATTTCTCTGGCGATATAGTTATAACCACTATAGATCAAATACTTAACGGCATCATCACACATAACAAAGTCGATACACTGATTGGTTATCTTAATGCACATGTGGTGTTTGATGAGTTTCATGAATATATCAACATGCCCGCATTCAATTTGTTGTTTGCGGAGTTAATCGCTTGCAAACAGCAACAAGAATCCGCAGCCAATACCTTGCTGGTATCTGCTACGCCACATTATTTTTATCTTAAACAAGTGCTGAGGCTTGAATCGGAAGATATCGTTGCTATGCCGTCTTTTAACCAAAGACCCTATTTTGTGACGTTTAAGGTCTTTGACGAAACCAGGCAGGATGATACCAACCCGCTGTATCAGAGCCAAAATTCCAACACTATTGTTATCAGTAATACAGCCTTAACAGCACAAAAAAGTTTTATTCGCAATCAGCATCAAGAAAATGCTGTGCTATTACATTCAAAGTTTAAGAAAAGTGATAAACAAAAATGGTTTGAAGAGGTTTATGAATCGTTTAAAAAAGATGGTATACGAAAATTTGAAGTCTTGCGCAGCGGGCCGATTATACAGGCATCATTAAACATTACGTGCGATTACATGGTGGCGGAAATTACCAATGCAGAAGATTGTTTGCAACGTTTAGGTCGACTAGATCGTTTTGGCGTAAATAAAGAAGGCAGCGTGTACTGTATAGCTGTGCCCGAACCGATTCATCAAGGTAAAGGTACGGGCTTTGCGGCTCGTTTCCTGTCCCGGATGTTTACATTCGGAGCTACCAAAGCATGGTATCAATTGCTAAAAGCAGAGTTGGATGACAAAGCAGTTACTTTGCCGCGGCTCTACAAGTTGTACGAACAATTTCATCACTCTGACACGGGTAAGAAATTCATTGAGTTGGATTTGATTGCTTCGCTCAAAGCCAGTGTGAAGTTGATCGATCAGAAAGTGATTGACCCGATTACCATTTCACCTAAAAAAGCACTGGTGAAAGGCCGAGCCAAAATCAGTAAAAATTCACTACGCGGCGAGAACCGCTTCGTGCAGATGGCGATATGTGATGTTAATGATCCAGGTCAATTTAAATTTTTGGATCAATATGCCTATCAGATGCCGATCAATGAGCGGGATAGTTTTGACAATTTAACTGCTTCTAAAGATGAGATAGAAGGTTATGGTGATAGCGATAAAAATTTGCTGGCGCACATGAAAGCTAAGCACCACAACATTATGGGAGGTACCAAAGCTTTTAAAGACTTTATTCTACTCAATGAGGCAAGAGATCCAGAGCTTCCTGTTTATCTGAGCTATACGCCTGGCGATCTAGTTCCGGTTGGTGGAGAAGCTGCACGACATAGCTACGCTATTTATTACGCCGTTTGCGACAGACAGCCAATCGGCGCAATTTCAATTAAGCAATTAACTTCAAATGAGGAATGA
- the cas7fv gene encoding type I-Fv CRISPR-associated protein Cas7fv — MQKITGIKSVDFKIVALGHGVVNWNGPTTLVGDGGKTVDNHTLPKLRGYSNLTGKVKEETGYKYKKQAEDINFKETPMYISQNCIRHHLFRNQAFDLHYAKDKNLQAVLASITGLIRGYVVPSSQCKRTSPLLLEDFVDQLGNGNFEQMGRSGSKEKGKDDKGDDVASNSFFSKTTFGETEYLAYGSISIEQLEFISLDKKFDRASMIIKDGEGEKIAEVVQNFIKSLDPSRNPKATFHQNYVRGGTIFEEGEVGILLDNEAIDILIQETIRMISELSIRQAKGYMYVDSILVDYNDSHKMMRIKRSESEISETPETSYAVYFYAK; from the coding sequence ATGCAAAAGATAACCGGTATTAAAAGTGTGGATTTTAAAATAGTCGCATTGGGCCACGGAGTAGTTAATTGGAATGGACCGACGACGTTAGTAGGTGATGGTGGCAAAACGGTTGACAATCATACACTGCCAAAATTAAGGGGCTACAGTAATTTAACCGGCAAGGTAAAAGAAGAAACAGGCTATAAATACAAAAAGCAGGCAGAGGATATAAATTTTAAAGAAACGCCGATGTATATTAGCCAGAATTGCATTCGCCATCACTTATTTAGAAATCAGGCTTTTGATTTGCACTATGCTAAAGATAAAAATCTACAAGCTGTACTGGCTTCAATAACAGGTTTGATACGTGGTTATGTTGTTCCTTCAAGTCAATGCAAACGTACGAGTCCCTTATTACTTGAGGATTTTGTTGACCAATTGGGCAACGGCAATTTTGAACAAATGGGCCGTTCAGGTTCCAAGGAAAAAGGCAAAGATGATAAAGGTGATGATGTTGCCAGCAATTCCTTTTTCTCAAAAACGACATTTGGGGAGACCGAATACCTTGCTTATGGTTCTATCAGCATAGAGCAGTTGGAATTTATTTCGCTTGATAAGAAATTTGACCGCGCCTCCATGATTATTAAAGACGGTGAAGGTGAGAAAATTGCTGAAGTTGTACAAAACTTTATCAAAAGCCTTGATCCCTCCCGCAATCCAAAAGCCACATTCCATCAAAACTACGTTCGTGGCGGCACCATATTTGAAGAGGGCGAAGTCGGTATTTTATTGGATAACGAAGCCATTGATATCCTGATTCAGGAAACCATTCGTATGATTAGCGAGTTAAGCATTCGCCAGGCCAAAGGTTATATGTATGTGGATAGTATCCTTGTGGACTACAACGACAGCCATAAAATGATGCGCATTAAACGCTCGGAAAGCGAAATATCAGAAACGCCGGAAACCAGCTATGCCGTTTATTTCTACGCCAAGTAG